From a single Larus michahellis chromosome 18, bLarMic1.1, whole genome shotgun sequence genomic region:
- the NBR1 gene encoding next to BRCA1 gene 1 protein isoform X2 yields MVPRGGRGAGRGRSAMLGSSGRLTDLPSLPRERGMEPQVNLRVTCRGETQSFLVSDSAHTTWADVEAMVKVSFDLDNIQIKYVDEDNDEVSVNSKEEYEEALKIAVKQGNQLQMNVYDENSSPKETSYSCSSQLREKTVTEKLALLKDEKKPLSPYSVLAQELEENLKNEKELTIQQKLNHTRTGRTNDNPPEWFTSYLETFREQVVKETVEKLEQKLYEKLVHHSQPPDFSESSITAAPPASESESVNGNQCDWLISCCNCQARIVGVRYQCSLCPAYNICEQCEAGTYAHDPNHVLLKLRRPVLCVAENYSPAEFSPRLPATLEQVRLQKQMDKRFLKAEKQRLRAEKKQRKAEVRELKKQLKLHRKIHLWNSVHVLETSGSPTLKSESLQPNTFMSPSQPIQAIVPTLSAVFVDENLPDGTHLQPGTKFVKHWRMKNTGNVEWSSDTKLKLMWGNLTLASSEKKDVLVPSLPSGQVGTVSVEFVAPNIEGTYTSHWRLSHRGEQFGPRIWCSIVVDPSPATDSVESNWKEKASSTKQDATLKTEAGAPLMGEIMEQAEIPLPTIPLKIKNLPSEREFYIPSVDLLTAQDLLSFELLDINIVQELERVPHNTPVDMTPCMSPLPHDSPLLEKPGLGQIEEENEGSGFKPVPGMTEACFPADTCMVKVKAEHPLNQEEGEEDMSGTQFVCETVIRSLTLDAAPDHKPPQKKKILQNSLQTLQDTFGCNMINEECPRIKTNSTSKKEAKIHQSEAMTEIACGDLPLSDERAIPCRDTGNSDGEEDDDKDDVQSQGSSASSEDYIIILPECFDTSRPLGESMYSSALSQPSLEKTGEPETGAANAEGGSQPQIHSVSDILSTSQTLPVVPLTPEAADTLPQTQRNLASLQNHISQEPNIPASENISSTPCNQIREEPSGEDSHEPGSSGLLTSKQRCSEYPRYPQGSSIAGELVKGALSVAASAYKALFAGPPIIEQPAATEEHTATLLSSLCEMGFCDRQLNLQLLKKHNNNMVQVVTELLQISNSDWYSSRC; encoded by the exons ATGGTGCcgcgcggggggcgcggggcgggccggggccggtccGCCATGTTAGGCTCCTCGGGCCGGCTGACAGATCTTCCCTCGCTTCCTCGGGAGCGCGGCATGGAGCCGCAGGTGAACCTCCGCGTCACCTGCCGTGGGGAGACCCAGAGCTTCCTGGTGTCAGACTCGGCGCACACGACGTGGGCAGACGTGGAGGCTATG GTTAAAGTTTCATTTGACCTGGACAACATTCAGATCAAATACGTTGATGAGGATAACGATGAG GTCTCTGTGAATAGCAAAG AGGAATATGAAGAAGCTCTGAAG ATTGCAGTTAAACAAGGAAATCAACTTCAGATGAATGTGTATGATGAAAACTCTTCTCCGAAAGAAACTTCATATTCTTGTTCTTCGCAACTACGTGAAAAAACTGTGACAGAAAAGTTAGCACTTCTTAAAGATGAGAAGAAACCTCTTTCGCCCTATTCCGTGCTAGCTCAGGAGTTagaggaaaacttaaaaaatgaaaaggagctGACAATTCAG CAAAAGTTAAATCACACTAGAACAGGAAGAACAAATGATAATCCTCCAGAATGGTTTACTAGCTACTTGGAAACA ttcagggAACAAGTAGTTAAGGAAACTGTTGAGAAACTGGAACAGAAGCTGTATGAGAAGCTTGTTCATCACAGTCAGCCTCCAGATTTTTCCGAGAGCTCTATTACAGCAGCACCTCCAGCTTCAGAGAGTGAATCAGTGAATGGAAACCAGTGTGACTGGCTGATCTCCTGCTGCAACTGCCAGGCCCGAATTGTTGGAGTTCGCTACCAGTGCAG cctTTGTCCAGCCTACAATATCTGTGAACAGTGTGAAGCAGGAACGTATGCACACGATCCTAATCATGTCTTGTTAAAGCTGCGAAGACCTGTACTATGTGTTGCTGAGAATTACAGCCCTGCGGAGTTTTCGCCTCGCCTGCCTGCTACTCTGGAGCAAGTTAG GCTCCAGAAACAGATGGACAAAAgatttctgaaggcagaaaagcaaagattACGAGCAGAGAAGAAACAGCGAAAGGCAGAGGTCCGAGAGCTCAAAAAGCAGCTAAAACTGCACAGGAAAATTCATCTGTGGAACTCCGTCCATGTATTGGAAACTAGTGGCTCACCTACTCTGAAATCTGAGAGTCTCCAACCTAATACCTTCAT GAGTCCTAGTCAACCCATCCAGGCAATTGTCCCAACACTAAGTGCAGTATTTGTGGATGAGAATTTGCCAGATGGGACTCACTTGCAACCGGGAACAAAGTTTGTCAAACACTGGCGAATGAAAAATACTGGCAATGTGGAATGGAGCTCAGACACAAAG CTGAAACTTATGTGGGGAAATCTGACCTTggcatcttctgaaaaaaaagatgtgttAGTGCCATCCCTTCCATCGGGACAAGTAGGAACTGTTTCAGTTGAGTTTGTAGCTCCTAATATAGAAGGAACTTACACTTCTCACTGGAGACTGTCACACCGAGGGGAACAGTTTGGGCCCAGGATCTGGTGCAGTATTGTTGTGGATCCCTCCCCAGCTACTGACTCTGTAGAAAGCAATTGGAAGGAGAAAGCTTCCAGCACCAAACAG gaTGCTACCTTAAAGACAGAAGCAGGTGCTCCACTGATGGGTGAAATCATGGAGCAGGCTGAAATACCTCTGCCAACTATTCCTTTAAAGATCAAAAATCTGCCAAGTGAGAGGGAATTTTATATCCCATCTGTTGATCTTCTCACCGCACAG GATTTGCTGTCCTTTGAGCTGCTGGACATTAATATTGTGCAGGAATTGGAGCGAGTGCCACACAATACTCCTGTTG ACATGACTCCATGCATGTCCCCTTTGCCACACGATAGCCCCTTGCTGGAGAAACCTGGCTTAGGGCAGATAGAGGAGGAGAATGAGGGGAGCGGATTTAAACCAGTGCCTG GAATGACAGAAGCTTGCTTTCCTGCAGATACTTGCATGGTGAAAGTGAAAGCTGAACATCCGTTGAAccaggaagaaggggaagaagatATGAGTGGGACTCAGTTTGTCTGTGAAACTGTAATTCGCTCTCTAACCCTAGATGCTGCACCTGACCATAAGcctccacaaaaaaagaaaatcctgcaga ACTCTTTACAAACATTGCAAGACACCTTCGGTTGCAATATGATAAATGAAGAATGTCCTAGGATAAAAACCAATTCCACTTCCAAAAAGGAAGCAAAGATTCATCAGTcagaagcaatgacagaaattGCCTGTG GGGACCTTCCGCTGTCTGATGAGAGAGCAATCCCCTGTCGTGATACTGGCAATTCTGATGGAGAGGAAGATGATGATAAAGATGATGTTCAAAGTCAAGGCTCCTCTGCTTCATCAGAGGATTATATCATTATTCTCCCTGAGTGCTTTGACACCAGTCGCCCTTTGGGGGAGTCTATGTATAGTTCGGCTCTTTCTCAGCCCAGTCTGGAAAAGACAGGAGAACCTGAAACAGGAGCAGCGAATGCAGAAGGGGGCAGCCAGCCACAGATCCACAGCGTCAGTGATATTTTGTCAACGTCACAAACGCTGCCTGTAGTACCACTAACCCCAGAGGCTGCGGACACCTTACCCCAGACACAGAG GAATCTTGCATCTCTTCAGAATCATATCTCCCAAGAACCAAACATACCAGCTTCAGAGAATATCTCTTCTACTCCTTGTAATCAAATAAGAGAAG AACCCAGTGGTGAAGACAGTCATGAACCAGGATCTTCTGGACTTCTCACTAGTAAACAGAGGTGCTCAGAATATCCAAG ATACCCTCAAGGAAGCAGCATTGCAGGAGAACTAGTTAAAGGAGCTTTGTCGGTTGCTGCTTCTGCCTACAAAGCATTATTTGCTGGACCGCCCATTATAGAACAG
- the NBR1 gene encoding next to BRCA1 gene 1 protein isoform X3: MVPRGGRGAGRGRSAMLGSSGRLTDLPSLPRERGMEPQVNLRVTCRGETQSFLVSDSAHTTWADVEAMVKVSFDLDNIQIKYVDEDNDEVSVNSKEEYEEALKIAVKQGNQLQMNVYDENSSPKETSYSCSSQLREKTVTEKLALLKDEKKPLSPYSVLAQELEENLKNEKELTIQQKLNHTRTGRTNDNPPEWFTSYLETFREQVVKETVEKLEQKLYEKLVHHSQPPDFSESSITAAPPASESESVNGNQCDWLISCCNCQARIVGVRYQCSLCPAYNICEQCEAGTYAHDPNHVLLKLRRPVLCVAENYSPAEFSPRLPATLEQVRLQKQMDKRFLKAEKQRLRAEKKQRKAEVRELKKQLKLHRKIHLWNSVHVLETSGSPTLKSESLQPNTFMSPSQPIQAIVPTLSAVFVDENLPDGTHLQPGTKFVKHWRMKNTGNVEWSSDTKLKLMWGNLTLASSEKKDVLVPSLPSGQVGTVSVEFVAPNIEGTYTSHWRLSHRGEQFGPRIWCSIVVDPSPATDSVESNWKEKASSTKQDATLKTEAGAPLMGEIMEQAEIPLPTIPLKIKNLPSEREFYIPSVDLLTAQDLLSFELLDINIVQELERVPHNTPVDMTPCMSPLPHDSPLLEKPGLGQIEEENEGSGFKPVPDTCMVKVKAEHPLNQEEGEEDMSGTQFVCETVIRSLTLDAAPDHKPPQKKKILQNSLQTLQDTFGCNMINEECPRIKTNSTSKKEAKIHQSEAMTEIACGDLPLSDERAIPCRDTGNSDGEEDDDKDDVQSQGSSASSEDYIIILPECFDTSRPLGESMYSSALSQPSLEKTGEPETGAANAEGGSQPQIHSVSDILSTSQTLPVVPLTPEAADTLPQTQRNLASLQNHISQEPNIPASENISSTPCNQIREEPSGEDSHEPGSSGLLTSKQRCSEYPRYPQGSSIAGELVKGALSVAASAYKALFAGPPIIEQQPAATEEHTATLLSSLCEMGFCDRQLNLQLLKKHNNNMVQVVTELLQISNSDWYSSRC; encoded by the exons ATGGTGCcgcgcggggggcgcggggcgggccggggccggtccGCCATGTTAGGCTCCTCGGGCCGGCTGACAGATCTTCCCTCGCTTCCTCGGGAGCGCGGCATGGAGCCGCAGGTGAACCTCCGCGTCACCTGCCGTGGGGAGACCCAGAGCTTCCTGGTGTCAGACTCGGCGCACACGACGTGGGCAGACGTGGAGGCTATG GTTAAAGTTTCATTTGACCTGGACAACATTCAGATCAAATACGTTGATGAGGATAACGATGAG GTCTCTGTGAATAGCAAAG AGGAATATGAAGAAGCTCTGAAG ATTGCAGTTAAACAAGGAAATCAACTTCAGATGAATGTGTATGATGAAAACTCTTCTCCGAAAGAAACTTCATATTCTTGTTCTTCGCAACTACGTGAAAAAACTGTGACAGAAAAGTTAGCACTTCTTAAAGATGAGAAGAAACCTCTTTCGCCCTATTCCGTGCTAGCTCAGGAGTTagaggaaaacttaaaaaatgaaaaggagctGACAATTCAG CAAAAGTTAAATCACACTAGAACAGGAAGAACAAATGATAATCCTCCAGAATGGTTTACTAGCTACTTGGAAACA ttcagggAACAAGTAGTTAAGGAAACTGTTGAGAAACTGGAACAGAAGCTGTATGAGAAGCTTGTTCATCACAGTCAGCCTCCAGATTTTTCCGAGAGCTCTATTACAGCAGCACCTCCAGCTTCAGAGAGTGAATCAGTGAATGGAAACCAGTGTGACTGGCTGATCTCCTGCTGCAACTGCCAGGCCCGAATTGTTGGAGTTCGCTACCAGTGCAG cctTTGTCCAGCCTACAATATCTGTGAACAGTGTGAAGCAGGAACGTATGCACACGATCCTAATCATGTCTTGTTAAAGCTGCGAAGACCTGTACTATGTGTTGCTGAGAATTACAGCCCTGCGGAGTTTTCGCCTCGCCTGCCTGCTACTCTGGAGCAAGTTAG GCTCCAGAAACAGATGGACAAAAgatttctgaaggcagaaaagcaaagattACGAGCAGAGAAGAAACAGCGAAAGGCAGAGGTCCGAGAGCTCAAAAAGCAGCTAAAACTGCACAGGAAAATTCATCTGTGGAACTCCGTCCATGTATTGGAAACTAGTGGCTCACCTACTCTGAAATCTGAGAGTCTCCAACCTAATACCTTCAT GAGTCCTAGTCAACCCATCCAGGCAATTGTCCCAACACTAAGTGCAGTATTTGTGGATGAGAATTTGCCAGATGGGACTCACTTGCAACCGGGAACAAAGTTTGTCAAACACTGGCGAATGAAAAATACTGGCAATGTGGAATGGAGCTCAGACACAAAG CTGAAACTTATGTGGGGAAATCTGACCTTggcatcttctgaaaaaaaagatgtgttAGTGCCATCCCTTCCATCGGGACAAGTAGGAACTGTTTCAGTTGAGTTTGTAGCTCCTAATATAGAAGGAACTTACACTTCTCACTGGAGACTGTCACACCGAGGGGAACAGTTTGGGCCCAGGATCTGGTGCAGTATTGTTGTGGATCCCTCCCCAGCTACTGACTCTGTAGAAAGCAATTGGAAGGAGAAAGCTTCCAGCACCAAACAG gaTGCTACCTTAAAGACAGAAGCAGGTGCTCCACTGATGGGTGAAATCATGGAGCAGGCTGAAATACCTCTGCCAACTATTCCTTTAAAGATCAAAAATCTGCCAAGTGAGAGGGAATTTTATATCCCATCTGTTGATCTTCTCACCGCACAG GATTTGCTGTCCTTTGAGCTGCTGGACATTAATATTGTGCAGGAATTGGAGCGAGTGCCACACAATACTCCTGTTG ACATGACTCCATGCATGTCCCCTTTGCCACACGATAGCCCCTTGCTGGAGAAACCTGGCTTAGGGCAGATAGAGGAGGAGAATGAGGGGAGCGGATTTAAACCAGTGCCTG ATACTTGCATGGTGAAAGTGAAAGCTGAACATCCGTTGAAccaggaagaaggggaagaagatATGAGTGGGACTCAGTTTGTCTGTGAAACTGTAATTCGCTCTCTAACCCTAGATGCTGCACCTGACCATAAGcctccacaaaaaaagaaaatcctgcaga ACTCTTTACAAACATTGCAAGACACCTTCGGTTGCAATATGATAAATGAAGAATGTCCTAGGATAAAAACCAATTCCACTTCCAAAAAGGAAGCAAAGATTCATCAGTcagaagcaatgacagaaattGCCTGTG GGGACCTTCCGCTGTCTGATGAGAGAGCAATCCCCTGTCGTGATACTGGCAATTCTGATGGAGAGGAAGATGATGATAAAGATGATGTTCAAAGTCAAGGCTCCTCTGCTTCATCAGAGGATTATATCATTATTCTCCCTGAGTGCTTTGACACCAGTCGCCCTTTGGGGGAGTCTATGTATAGTTCGGCTCTTTCTCAGCCCAGTCTGGAAAAGACAGGAGAACCTGAAACAGGAGCAGCGAATGCAGAAGGGGGCAGCCAGCCACAGATCCACAGCGTCAGTGATATTTTGTCAACGTCACAAACGCTGCCTGTAGTACCACTAACCCCAGAGGCTGCGGACACCTTACCCCAGACACAGAG GAATCTTGCATCTCTTCAGAATCATATCTCCCAAGAACCAAACATACCAGCTTCAGAGAATATCTCTTCTACTCCTTGTAATCAAATAAGAGAAG AACCCAGTGGTGAAGACAGTCATGAACCAGGATCTTCTGGACTTCTCACTAGTAAACAGAGGTGCTCAGAATATCCAAG ATACCCTCAAGGAAGCAGCATTGCAGGAGAACTAGTTAAAGGAGCTTTGTCGGTTGCTGCTTCTGCCTACAAAGCATTATTTGCTGGACCGCCCATTATAGAACAG
- the NBR1 gene encoding next to BRCA1 gene 1 protein isoform X4 produces the protein MVPRGGRGAGRGRSAMLGSSGRLTDLPSLPRERGMEPQVNLRVTCRGETQSFLVSDSAHTTWADVEAMVKVSFDLDNIQIKYVDEDNDEVSVNSKEEYEEALKIAVKQGNQLQMNVYDENSSPKETSYSCSSQLREKTVTEKLALLKDEKKPLSPYSVLAQELEENLKNEKELTIQQKLNHTRTGRTNDNPPEWFTSYLETFREQVVKETVEKLEQKLYEKLVHHSQPPDFSESSITAAPPASESESVNGNQCDWLISCCNCQARIVGVRYQCSLCPAYNICEQCEAGTYAHDPNHVLLKLRRPVLCVAENYSPAEFSPRLPATLEQVRLQKQMDKRFLKAEKQRLRAEKKQRKAEVRELKKQLKLHRKIHLWNSVHVLETSGSPTLKSESLQPNTFMSPSQPIQAIVPTLSAVFVDENLPDGTHLQPGTKFVKHWRMKNTGNVEWSSDTKLKLMWGNLTLASSEKKDVLVPSLPSGQVGTVSVEFVAPNIEGTYTSHWRLSHRGEQFGPRIWCSIVVDPSPATDSVESNWKEKASSTKQDATLKTEAGAPLMGEIMEQAEIPLPTIPLKIKNLPSEREFYIPSVDLLTAQDLLSFELLDINIVQELERVPHNTPVDMTPCMSPLPHDSPLLEKPGLGQIEEENEGSGFKPVPDTCMVKVKAEHPLNQEEGEEDMSGTQFVCETVIRSLTLDAAPDHKPPQKKKILQNSLQTLQDTFGCNMINEECPRIKTNSTSKKEAKIHQSEAMTEIACGDLPLSDERAIPCRDTGNSDGEEDDDKDDVQSQGSSASSEDYIIILPECFDTSRPLGESMYSSALSQPSLEKTGEPETGAANAEGGSQPQIHSVSDILSTSQTLPVVPLTPEAADTLPQTQRNLASLQNHISQEPNIPASENISSTPCNQIREEPSGEDSHEPGSSGLLTSKQRCSEYPRYPQGSSIAGELVKGALSVAASAYKALFAGPPIIEQPAATEEHTATLLSSLCEMGFCDRQLNLQLLKKHNNNMVQVVTELLQISNSDWYSSRC, from the exons ATGGTGCcgcgcggggggcgcggggcgggccggggccggtccGCCATGTTAGGCTCCTCGGGCCGGCTGACAGATCTTCCCTCGCTTCCTCGGGAGCGCGGCATGGAGCCGCAGGTGAACCTCCGCGTCACCTGCCGTGGGGAGACCCAGAGCTTCCTGGTGTCAGACTCGGCGCACACGACGTGGGCAGACGTGGAGGCTATG GTTAAAGTTTCATTTGACCTGGACAACATTCAGATCAAATACGTTGATGAGGATAACGATGAG GTCTCTGTGAATAGCAAAG AGGAATATGAAGAAGCTCTGAAG ATTGCAGTTAAACAAGGAAATCAACTTCAGATGAATGTGTATGATGAAAACTCTTCTCCGAAAGAAACTTCATATTCTTGTTCTTCGCAACTACGTGAAAAAACTGTGACAGAAAAGTTAGCACTTCTTAAAGATGAGAAGAAACCTCTTTCGCCCTATTCCGTGCTAGCTCAGGAGTTagaggaaaacttaaaaaatgaaaaggagctGACAATTCAG CAAAAGTTAAATCACACTAGAACAGGAAGAACAAATGATAATCCTCCAGAATGGTTTACTAGCTACTTGGAAACA ttcagggAACAAGTAGTTAAGGAAACTGTTGAGAAACTGGAACAGAAGCTGTATGAGAAGCTTGTTCATCACAGTCAGCCTCCAGATTTTTCCGAGAGCTCTATTACAGCAGCACCTCCAGCTTCAGAGAGTGAATCAGTGAATGGAAACCAGTGTGACTGGCTGATCTCCTGCTGCAACTGCCAGGCCCGAATTGTTGGAGTTCGCTACCAGTGCAG cctTTGTCCAGCCTACAATATCTGTGAACAGTGTGAAGCAGGAACGTATGCACACGATCCTAATCATGTCTTGTTAAAGCTGCGAAGACCTGTACTATGTGTTGCTGAGAATTACAGCCCTGCGGAGTTTTCGCCTCGCCTGCCTGCTACTCTGGAGCAAGTTAG GCTCCAGAAACAGATGGACAAAAgatttctgaaggcagaaaagcaaagattACGAGCAGAGAAGAAACAGCGAAAGGCAGAGGTCCGAGAGCTCAAAAAGCAGCTAAAACTGCACAGGAAAATTCATCTGTGGAACTCCGTCCATGTATTGGAAACTAGTGGCTCACCTACTCTGAAATCTGAGAGTCTCCAACCTAATACCTTCAT GAGTCCTAGTCAACCCATCCAGGCAATTGTCCCAACACTAAGTGCAGTATTTGTGGATGAGAATTTGCCAGATGGGACTCACTTGCAACCGGGAACAAAGTTTGTCAAACACTGGCGAATGAAAAATACTGGCAATGTGGAATGGAGCTCAGACACAAAG CTGAAACTTATGTGGGGAAATCTGACCTTggcatcttctgaaaaaaaagatgtgttAGTGCCATCCCTTCCATCGGGACAAGTAGGAACTGTTTCAGTTGAGTTTGTAGCTCCTAATATAGAAGGAACTTACACTTCTCACTGGAGACTGTCACACCGAGGGGAACAGTTTGGGCCCAGGATCTGGTGCAGTATTGTTGTGGATCCCTCCCCAGCTACTGACTCTGTAGAAAGCAATTGGAAGGAGAAAGCTTCCAGCACCAAACAG gaTGCTACCTTAAAGACAGAAGCAGGTGCTCCACTGATGGGTGAAATCATGGAGCAGGCTGAAATACCTCTGCCAACTATTCCTTTAAAGATCAAAAATCTGCCAAGTGAGAGGGAATTTTATATCCCATCTGTTGATCTTCTCACCGCACAG GATTTGCTGTCCTTTGAGCTGCTGGACATTAATATTGTGCAGGAATTGGAGCGAGTGCCACACAATACTCCTGTTG ACATGACTCCATGCATGTCCCCTTTGCCACACGATAGCCCCTTGCTGGAGAAACCTGGCTTAGGGCAGATAGAGGAGGAGAATGAGGGGAGCGGATTTAAACCAGTGCCTG ATACTTGCATGGTGAAAGTGAAAGCTGAACATCCGTTGAAccaggaagaaggggaagaagatATGAGTGGGACTCAGTTTGTCTGTGAAACTGTAATTCGCTCTCTAACCCTAGATGCTGCACCTGACCATAAGcctccacaaaaaaagaaaatcctgcaga ACTCTTTACAAACATTGCAAGACACCTTCGGTTGCAATATGATAAATGAAGAATGTCCTAGGATAAAAACCAATTCCACTTCCAAAAAGGAAGCAAAGATTCATCAGTcagaagcaatgacagaaattGCCTGTG GGGACCTTCCGCTGTCTGATGAGAGAGCAATCCCCTGTCGTGATACTGGCAATTCTGATGGAGAGGAAGATGATGATAAAGATGATGTTCAAAGTCAAGGCTCCTCTGCTTCATCAGAGGATTATATCATTATTCTCCCTGAGTGCTTTGACACCAGTCGCCCTTTGGGGGAGTCTATGTATAGTTCGGCTCTTTCTCAGCCCAGTCTGGAAAAGACAGGAGAACCTGAAACAGGAGCAGCGAATGCAGAAGGGGGCAGCCAGCCACAGATCCACAGCGTCAGTGATATTTTGTCAACGTCACAAACGCTGCCTGTAGTACCACTAACCCCAGAGGCTGCGGACACCTTACCCCAGACACAGAG GAATCTTGCATCTCTTCAGAATCATATCTCCCAAGAACCAAACATACCAGCTTCAGAGAATATCTCTTCTACTCCTTGTAATCAAATAAGAGAAG AACCCAGTGGTGAAGACAGTCATGAACCAGGATCTTCTGGACTTCTCACTAGTAAACAGAGGTGCTCAGAATATCCAAG ATACCCTCAAGGAAGCAGCATTGCAGGAGAACTAGTTAAAGGAGCTTTGTCGGTTGCTGCTTCTGCCTACAAAGCATTATTTGCTGGACCGCCCATTATAGAACAG